TCTTTCTGTTAGGTATGGATATAGGTTTAACGAACATGAGTAGAGTATAGCATAGGAGTGGCAGTAATGTCAAGTAGAAACTATTATTTAGGGACTACATACTAATTTCCAGAAACGATATTCATAAAAATCAAGGGGTTAGGAGCTTAAGATAACCCAAATTGGAGGATTTTTGGGGTAAAATGTTGCAAGTTGGGTTCGGGAAAACGGATATCTTTCATGATTTTCCTCCTAGAGTTCTATGCTGGTGTAGAAAAATCCATAGGGATGTTTGTGGATGGACAGGGGCTTTCCCTGGTATTCGAGGGGGGAATCCTGCAGTGAAACAAGAAAAAGTTTTCCCCCGGAAAATGCGTGTGAGTGGAGTTCGTACGAGAGGTGGGTGTTGGTACATGCAAGAGAAAGAAACCCATGACCCGGGAAGAGATGTTCCGTACTTCCTCCGTACTGCCACCTCTCAGAGGGGAGAATATGAAGAAGAATTCTTGTAGCATAGGGAGGTACCGTGTAGGTTTTTTGATGATAATTTTCCTGAAGAGGGTCAAAAAATATTCCTTCTGGGAGTTTTTGAGAGAGGGTTTTGTTTCCGGTATTGATGATAAGAAAGGCAGAACAGAAGGGAAGTTTTACCCATCCTGTATAATAGGAAGCGTAGATTTTTACAGGTCCAACTGCCTGCAGAGAACTTGATCTTGGTCGGAAGTTGTAGATCTCATGGTGTTGAGTAAGAGACTCGACAGGTGGTTCAGCAAGAGGAAACTGGAGACGGTAAAGATTTTCTGTCTGAGAAGAGTATTCCCCTACATTGTCCGAGGTAAAAAGAAGTCCTCCAAAGAGCTGATTTACCATATAGAGAGTGTATTTTTGTTCATGAGAGAGGCGGTTATTGGTCTCCCGTAAGATGAAAACATCCGGGTCGTTGATGAAACCGATGCGGTTGAGAGGGAAACGCCCAAGAGTTGTCGTAATCGCCTTGATGGTAGAAATTCTCTCGCGGAAGTGGATACGGGCGGGGCGTATGTCCTCCCAATCGAGCCCAACATCGCACCCGATGCGACAGTAATCCACCTTTCCTAAAGCACTGGTGATAGGGACGCCACATCCAAGGATGGTTTTGTCCTTGCAGAGCTCTCGTATCCACGAGAGGGCCTGAGCCATCTGGGAGGCTCTTGTTTTGCCATATGAGGGTTTGATGCTTGCCGCATAGAGAAAATCAAGTTTTACCATGTCAAATCCCCATTCGTGGAGAACGGTGTGAAAGACTTCTCTGAGATAGTTCTTGACCTCTGGATGATCGAGGTCAAGGGCGTAGAAGTCCCCGTTCCAGTTTTCACTGTAACCTGCAATCACAGGAGAACCATCGTCGTATCGGAGAATCCACTCGGGGTGCTTTTGATAGATGATGGACTTGCTTTCACAGATAAAAGGGGCAAGCCAGAGTCCTGCCCGAAATCCCGCTTCATGGATGGCATCGGCGATGTATTTCATCCCATGGGGAAAGGATGGTTTCAGAGAGAGCCAGTCGCCCACGGCTGTTTGATAGCCATCATCTATCTGAAAAATGTTGATGGGAAGTTTTTTCTCTTTGAAGGATTTGAGGTTACTCAGGATAATTTCTTCAGAAATATTTGTATAATAGTTGTACCAGCTTGTCCAGCCACTGATTTTGGGAAGTTGAGATGGGCTTAAACCATACATTTCAAAGTATCTTTTCTGGGCATAGGAGAGGTTGCCGCTGGTAAAAAAAAGTGAAAGAAGGTTGGTGATACTACCAGCATTCATTTCCCATCCTTCCACATCTCGAATAATTCGTAACACTCTTTTTTCAGGATGGTGTTCAAAAATGGTGTACGCAGAATTCTCGTCCAGCGACCCTACAAGGTGCCAGTTTTCTCCCTGCCCGGAAAGCGTCCACCCGTGACTGTGAAACTGTCCTTTTTTGCGGGTATAGTCATAAAAATGGTAATCACCGTAAAACTCGAGGTGGTATTGGGCATAGGCAAATCGCAGATGAGGTGGGAGTCCTGGGATTTTCTCTTGCTGGGTAAACTCCCGGGAGTCAGACCAACTCTGAAACCCATGAACAAAGATGCGATCTTTTTTGGTATAATTCCAGGGGATAATAACCTCCAAAGAGAGAAGACGGATAGGGACTTTGTTTGAGAGGATGAGAGAGTTTTCTTGTGTTTGAAGGGAGAGGTGTTCATTGACAAGGGGGGTGTTGCCCGTAAGGGTGTTTTTTTTACCTTGGTATTCGTAGGTGAGAGTAATTTTTTTCCACACCATAGGAAAACTCCTGATGTTGATGGTTTATTGTATTGTATTCCCCCTAAAAAGTCAAGTGTTTTTGTTATTGTTGGGTTTATCCTTCTTGTGAACGTATTCTCTTGTTTTTTTAGTTGGTTTTTTGAGGGTACGCTCTTCAAATAGGAAAAGGTTAAACGTTTAACCAATGAAAATATTCTCTTGTGTTTTGAGGAAAAAAGGGGATTGATGGTTATCCTTTTTTTTACTTTTTTATAATCAAAAAAGTATGTTGGGGGTTCATTTGGAAAAAAACAAAAATTTGCAAAAATGAGCTTTTTTCTTCATAATATGTGGCTTTATAAAAAGAAGGAGGATGTATGTCTCTTACCCTCAAACCTCTTGAAAATTTTCACAGCAGGTCCGGTCCTGTTCTTCTGGTCATCATGGATGGTATAGGTCTTGGAAAACCAAGCGAAGGGAATGCGGTATACAAAGCGAAAACCCCTGTTCTTGATGAACTTTTCAAGATGCCTCTGTATACAGAGTTGCAGGCTCATGGAACAGCTGTTGGTCTCCCCAGTGACGACGATATGGGCAACAGCGAGGTAGGACACAATGCTCTGGGTGCTGGACGTGTTTTTTCTCAGGGGGCAAAGCGTGTAAATGAGGCCATCGCTGATGGGAGCATTTTTCAAACAGAGGTATGGAAGTCTCTGG
This sequence is a window from Thermospira aquatica. Protein-coding genes within it:
- a CDS encoding glycoside hydrolase family 36 protein, with the protein product MVWKKITLTYEYQGKKNTLTGNTPLVNEHLSLQTQENSLILSNKVPIRLLSLEVIIPWNYTKKDRIFVHGFQSWSDSREFTQQEKIPGLPPHLRFAYAQYHLEFYGDYHFYDYTRKKGQFHSHGWTLSGQGENWHLVGSLDENSAYTIFEHHPEKRVLRIIRDVEGWEMNAGSITNLLSLFFTSGNLSYAQKRYFEMYGLSPSQLPKISGWTSWYNYYTNISEEIILSNLKSFKEKKLPINIFQIDDGYQTAVGDWLSLKPSFPHGMKYIADAIHEAGFRAGLWLAPFICESKSIIYQKHPEWILRYDDGSPVIAGYSENWNGDFYALDLDHPEVKNYLREVFHTVLHEWGFDMVKLDFLYAASIKPSYGKTRASQMAQALSWIRELCKDKTILGCGVPITSALGKVDYCRIGCDVGLDWEDIRPARIHFRERISTIKAITTTLGRFPLNRIGFINDPDVFILRETNNRLSHEQKYTLYMVNQLFGGLLFTSDNVGEYSSQTENLYRLQFPLAEPPVESLTQHHEIYNFRPRSSSLQAVGPVKIYASYYTGWVKLPFCSAFLIINTGNKTLSQKLPEGIFFDPLQENYHQKTYTVPPYATRILLHILPSERWQYGGSTEHLFPGHGFLSLACTNTHLSYELHSHAFSGGKLFLVSLQDSPLEYQGKPLSIHKHPYGFFYTSIEL